Genomic DNA from Ruminococcus sp. OA3:
TATGTGCCTCTCTGATTCTCAGAGCAAAAATGCCGGTTATCCTGGCGGTGATCATCAGTGTCGTGCTTGGAATGTTGATCGGGATTTATCAGGGATGGCTGGTATCCTACTGTAAAGTTCCGGCATTTGTTACGACTCTTGGTGATATGATGGTGTTCCACGGGCTGATGCTCATGACACTGAACAATGAGACCATCGGACCCACGCCGGATTCTCTGAATTCAATCAGTATGAATTACCTGCCGGATATCACCGCAGGACACCTGAAAATCGTGACCCTTATCACAGGAGTGATTGTTGCGGCTGCTTATGTGATAATCAGTATGAGAAACAGGGCGGAGGCAAAGGAATTTGGCATCCAGTCTTCTGCAATGGGATTCTGGATTAAAAATGTGATTGTCATAGCGGTTGTCATTTTCATTGCGTATATGTTCGCATCTTACAATGGAATACCGTGTATCCTGGTCCTGCTTGCAGTGATCATTGGAATTTATTCTTTTGTCGGAAATAAAACAACGCTTGGAAGAAGGGTTTATGCGCTTGGCGGCAATGAAACGGCGACAAGACTCTCCGGTATCAATACACGGTTTGTGAAACTGCTTGTGTTTGTGAATATGGGAGTTTTGACGAGTGTCGCCGGTGTGGTTTATCTGGCAAGGTTAAATTATGCCACACTTTCCGCGGGAGCTGATTTTGCAATGGATGCGATTGCGGCCTGCTTTATCGGCGGGGCATCTTCAAAGGGCGGGGCAGGAACCATCTTTGGGACAATCGTAGGCGCGCTGGTGATGGGAATCCTGAACAACGGAATGCAGCTGATGGGGCTTGGAACAGATGTACAGCAGTTTGTAAAAGGACTTGTCCTGATTTTTGCAGTGCTGCTTGATGTTATGACGAAGGTTGGAAAGAACAAATAGAAGGGGAGATCAGTATGGAAGCAATTGTATTTGGCGAAATCGGTAAATTTGAGTATACGCAGCGTCCGGAGCCTGTGATCCGTAATGCTGACGATGTAAAAATAAAGATACTTGCTGCGAGCATCTGCGGGTCTGACGTTCACATTCTTGCGGATCCGCCGGGGATAGCGGCAAATACCGGGATTATTCTCGGACATGAATGTGTGGGTGAGGTTGTTGACATGGGAGAGGGGGTTACCGGTTTTTCTGCAGGGGATCACGTGATTCTGGATAATAACCTGACCTGCGGTATCTGTCCGTTCTGCCGGTCAGGACATTCGAATATGTGTATCAACATGCGTTCCATGGGATCAGGCATAGACGGCGTATTCTGTGAATATGCGGTGGTCCCGGAGTACGCTGTGGCAAAAATACCAAAGGATACTGACATACGGAAGGCGGTTTTTGCTGAGCCGATGAACTGCGTGATGAGTGCGGTCAAAAAGCTTGATGTTGTGTTGGGATGTACGGCTGTCGTTCTGGGCGGCGGTCCGATTGGACTGATTTTTTCAGAGTTTCTGAAAAAAAGCGGGGCCGGAAGGGTTATCATCTCAGAGGTTTCAGAGTCGCGCAGTTCCTACGCTGGCGCCAATGGGGCAGACCGTGTCATCAATCCTGTAAAAGAAGACCTGCGGGAAGAAATATGGAAGGAGACGGACGCACTCGGTGCTGATATCGTAATTGATGCGGTGGGATGCCTTATGAAAGATGCGATCAGCATCATACGGCCTGCCGGAACCATACTCTTATTCGGCCTGAACGCAAATGCACGTGCTGACATTGCGCAGAATGATATCACCATAAAGGATGTTACCATCCTTGGAAATTATATTGCGGTAAATGCCCTGGAGGATGTGGCAAATACGCTGAAGAATGATTTGATGGATTTTACAGATATGATTACTCATGAACTGCCGCTGAAAGATTTTGGAGTCGGACTGGAAGCAATCAGGAAGGGTGAAGCCATGGAGGTCGTTCTTTATCCGGGCAGATTAAGCAGTGATAAATCGAATGGAGGCGGCATGAATGAAAGCAGCAGTTTTTGAAGGCGAGGGGGTTCTCACGGTCAAAGAAGTAGAAATGCCCAAAATACAGAGAAGCACCGAACTGATTCTGAAGGTTGAATGTGCCAGTATATGTGGAAGTGATATCCATGGATTAAGTATTCCACCGGGGCAATACATGAAGCCAGGAATCATATACGGTCATGAATTTTGTGGAACGATTATGGAAATGGGGGATGGTGTCGAAGGCTTTGATGTGGGTGAGCGGGTAGCGGTCAATCCGCGGGTACGCTGCGGTACCTGCTATGAATGCATACATAATAAAGGAGATCTCTGTTCTGATTCTTATCATTATGGACAGACCGGAGACGGAGGATTCGCCCAGTATGCACTGGTGGATGCAAGACAGCTGTATCACGTAGACAAAGGCGTCAGTCCGGAACTGGCTGCCCAGGCAGAGCCCCTTGCCTGTGTGATGAATGCCGCGAAAATCGCACGGCCTGTGCCCACGGATTATGTATTGCTGTATGGCGCGGGGCCTGTCGGCCTTACGTTTATTCGGGTGCTGAAGCTGTTTGGAATAAAG
This window encodes:
- the mmsB gene encoding multiple monosaccharide ABC transporter permease — protein: MKVTEIKKSGGLSKYGLLIALVIIIVFFQLITGGSVLTPLNLTNILMQNSYIIILAIGMLYVIIAGDFDMSVGYGAGFIGAVCASLILRAKMPVILAVIISVVLGMLIGIYQGWLVSYCKVPAFVTTLGDMMVFHGLMLMTLNNETIGPTPDSLNSISMNYLPDITAGHLKIVTLITGVIVAAAYVIISMRNRAEAKEFGIQSSAMGFWIKNVIVIAVVIFIAYMFASYNGIPCILVLLAVIIGIYSFVGNKTTLGRRVYALGGNETATRLSGINTRFVKLLVFVNMGVLTSVAGVVYLARLNYATLSAGADFAMDAIAACFIGGASSKGGAGTIFGTIVGALVMGILNNGMQLMGLGTDVQQFVKGLVLIFAVLLDVMTKVGKNK
- a CDS encoding alcohol dehydrogenase catalytic domain-containing protein — translated: MEAIVFGEIGKFEYTQRPEPVIRNADDVKIKILAASICGSDVHILADPPGIAANTGIILGHECVGEVVDMGEGVTGFSAGDHVILDNNLTCGICPFCRSGHSNMCINMRSMGSGIDGVFCEYAVVPEYAVAKIPKDTDIRKAVFAEPMNCVMSAVKKLDVVLGCTAVVLGGGPIGLIFSEFLKKSGAGRVIISEVSESRSSYAGANGADRVINPVKEDLREEIWKETDALGADIVIDAVGCLMKDAISIIRPAGTILLFGLNANARADIAQNDITIKDVTILGNYIAVNALEDVANTLKNDLMDFTDMITHELPLKDFGVGLEAIRKGEAMEVVLYPGRLSSDKSNGGGMNESSSF
- a CDS encoding alcohol dehydrogenase catalytic domain-containing protein, producing the protein MKAAVFEGEGVLTVKEVEMPKIQRSTELILKVECASICGSDIHGLSIPPGQYMKPGIIYGHEFCGTIMEMGDGVEGFDVGERVAVNPRVRCGTCYECIHNKGDLCSDSYHYGQTGDGGFAQYALVDARQLYHVDKGVSPELAAQAEPLACVMNAAKIARPVPTDYVLLYGAGPVGLTFIRVLKLFGIKNLIVTAKGKDRVKEAKNCGADIVVDVQKESVVDVMRREWPYRADLIIDAVGRGDVLSEAFELLNPRGRMILFGLDNNARSVISPGAIVMNEYTLLGVLGKDFPAAIEILKHKDLGLERFITHRIPLEEIGTGIELMRSKQACRVLVYPNGLPQEISAE